One region of Drosophila subobscura isolate 14011-0131.10 chromosome J, UCBerk_Dsub_1.0, whole genome shotgun sequence genomic DNA includes:
- the LOC117895640 gene encoding arginine-glutamic acid dipeptide repeats protein isoform X17: MAKLPDYNPISSFPIDKETDERELEESRWSPGVVADGDLLMFLRAARSMAAFQGMCDGGLEDGCLAASRDDTTINALDVLHDSGYDPGKALQALVKCPVSKGIDKKWTEDETKKFIKGLRQFGKNFFRIHKDLLPHKDTPELVEFYYLWKKTPGANNNRPHRRRRQSALRRNRVTRANNNTPPKKEDTPEPQTATTAATATGSASETASRSSPAVSKEENSSLTEDDASECDSDSSLTNKRDESPSRMRTRNKQQNNNTNNNNNNTNSSSSSSNNTNSSSSSSTASNSGSGGGGGSGSGGGIGASSVGGSSALGGVGAGAAAGAAATNSSTKDQSNTNNAVANGKRPKRGSETPDAAAGGGASSVDSPKTPTKAVAESSATKRKGGKQDTPNKKKRTEQEQAHDQQAASAGTGAAAAEENSSSSLKEKRKQQQQQQQQQRADSPVESMNSDSRPDSALDDGESNTTDTTTAEQQSNKDSKELLLSCKEERELTANDGGLEPKAEEKSIKAELASEDGSKEAISIKNMDEETNIQAPNSVDGLLLKESAVSTIQQDGGVPPVNPVAAPLTMKVPTIATVEALNASVERKEAIEKMETCDSDPELLKKLATIKQEVTPQQQQQQQTPQQLNPISIQPPPVCAPTETTVYIKKEPMDDSMDATCNQNSNEPQDLKVKIEIKNEDSLKHNAGGMPPTLPGAPTAQMHSHSMAGGDSGQPPLGEPLHLSHLPHGQQPLQPPPASYLIDGQLKYGPPGGQQQQQQQQQQQQPPQPPQLHSDPAGAGGNAPGGPNTPQKYAPEMEMKFTPQDLKYPPPPPLDALKYSQEMQAVAAAAAAAAAAAAGKYDMKYMIEQPGKYPVELSAAHQPPSKQGYQDSLKIPDVKSGFGHLPHNMASQLDVAHKYGPPPTSQEQQQQQQSQQPAHQVPPGATPPPGIAMPKPHYQHDVQTPPLGRPFEPGMMHKYGDPLVGKYGPPQPQDLKYPMPPVVSAAGPPVDVKPYGENLIKSSPYGPPPESPIDASSRSTPGQDSQGSNSNSQPSSMAPQPQQFQSPHPSPHMPSPAGGGLPPGMHPQNLIHGLPPGAGAGGPQPPPPPTSLHQQQSSSGPPGMHPGLHPGQHSQMSVASSMPPSSIGIPPTLSTMAPSHMHPHMHPHHLQQVLHRPHDMPPSMHPHAPMPMSLQGHPQHGHGLPPQQQQQQQQQQQPGGPAGTVRTPSPAQHPPRSMHDPQSREQPPTSQPSTTMAGSGGHGNPHQSPHTHRTSPLPGLAGNGHPPPGLLGHPMPIHPHLAHLPPGHPAHAALAHPGHHLLSHSIAGLGPGGGPIALLAGPGGLGLPESALSRRTPPSHMPHSHVSSAPNTPHSVASMTSSSMALTTSTVPSSAFSRASPSVQISSGGAGSAGPGGSGSSNTPGGGNNSSAAAAAAAAAHRAASPASSVSSLSRQSPLHPVPQSPLSHHPSSSALSAAAAAVAERDRHALLRQQSPHMTPPPVSNASGLMASPLSKMYAPQPGQRGLGTSPPPHLRPGASPPVIRHPQMPLPLPLIAPGGGIPQIGVHPGQSPYPHPLLHPSVFYSPHHHPFNSPYGYAPYGPGFPAYMKPPPPSGPLDPAAVMAAHHAGLQGPPQQQQQQRQDEQNAAAAAAARDAAEKQHHQAAAAAAAKQQQQQQQQQQQQQQQQQQMKGPQQQQQQGGQPPNKPPTPKTPQGPGGPGVPVGMGGPGTPTGLPPGAYPGSHMPGYPPGPPHGSPFAPQDGQPHGMKPTSHMDALRAHAHSANSSGMGGGHHPTEPLPIDIEPDPEPEIPSPTHNIQRGPSPEAKPDDTECHRSQSAIFVRHIDRGDYNSCTRTDLIFKPVADSKLARKREERDRKLAEKERERRQQQQQQQQQQQQQQAAAAQQAAQQAKMKAELKPPYADTPALRQLSEYARPHVAFSPVEQMVPYHHPMGPMYRERELEEIKNAQAAAASQSRIDPHWMEYYRRGIHPSQFPLYANPAISQMERERLGIPPPHHVGLDPGEHMVRMIRLTREYHAHSHTHLHLPLHPQPQPPEAGFQLPPNVGQYPRPNMLIPREPHSDVLLRMSYADQLQYLQAAEFQRQSLHDQYFRQRPR; this comes from the exons GCAAAACTGCCCGATTATAATCCAATCTCAAGCTTCCCCATCGACAAGGAAACCGATGAACGTGAACTAGAGGAATCAAGATGGAGTCCAGGCGTTGTGGCCGATGGCGATTTGTTAATGTTCTTGCGTGCTGCCCGCTCGATGGCCGCATTTCAAGGAATGTGTGATGGCGGACTAGAAGACGGTTGTTTGGCTGCCAGTCGCGACGACACAACAATTAACGCACTCGACGTG CTACACGATTCTGGCTACGATCCAGGCAAAGCTCTACAAGCACTAGTTAAGTGCCCCGTTTCGAAGGGCATCGACAAGAAGTGGACCGAGGACGAAACGAAAAAGTTCATCAAGGGTCTGCGACAATTTGGCAAGAATTTCTTTCGCATCCACAAGGATCTGCTGCCGCACAAGGACACACCCGAACTGGTCGAGTTCTATTATCTGTGGAAGAAGACGCCCGGCGCCAACAACAATCGCCCGCATCGGCGACGCAGACAGAGCGCCTTGCGACGCAATCGTGTCACGCgagcaaataataatacacCTCCCAAGAAGGAGGACACACCGGAACCACAAACTGCGACgacggcggcgacggcgacggggTCGGCGTCAGAGACGGCGAGTCGATCATCGCCCGCTGTCTCCAAGGAGGAGAACAGCTCTCTCACCGAGGACGACGCCAGCGAGTGTGACAGTGATTCGAGTCTGACCAACAAAAGGGATGAATCACCCTCTAGGATGAGGACGCGCAATaaacaacagaacaacaacaccaacaacaacaacaacaacaccaacagcagcagcagcagcagcaacaacaccaacagcagcagcagcagcagcacggccagcaatagcggcagcggcggcggcggtggcagtggcagtggcggtggcattgGTGCATCATCCGTCGGCGGCAGCTCTGCGTTAGGCGGCGTCGGTGCAGGCGCCGCTGCAGGTGCCGCGGCCACCAACAGCTCCACAAAGGATCAGTCGAACACCAACAACGCTGTGGCGAATGGCAAGCGGCCGAAGCGAGGCTCCGAGACGCCCGATGCAGCGGCCGGCGGTGGAGCCTCCTCGGTGGACAGTCCCAAGACACCCACCAAGGCGGTGGCCGAGAGTTCGGCCACCAAGCGCAAGGGCGGCAAGCAGGACACGCCCAACAAGAAGAAGCGCACCGAACAGGAGCAGGCGCACGATCAGCAGGCGGCCAGCGCTGGCACGGgcgcggcagcagcggaggagaacagcagcagcagcctcaaggAGAAgcgaaagcagcaacagcagcagcagcagcagcagcgggccgACAGCCCGGTGGAGAGCATGAACTCGGACAGCAGGCCGGACTCTGCGCTGGACGATGGCGAATCGAATACGACGGACACGACCACCGCCGAACAGCAGTCCAACAAGGAcagcaaggagctgctgctcagctgcaAGGAGGAGCGTGAGCTGACCGCCAACGATGGTGGACTGGAGCCCAAAGCGGAGGAGAAATCCATCAAGGCGGAGCTCGCCTCGGAGGATGGCAGCAAGGAGGCGATTTCCATCAAGAACATGGACGAGGAGACGAACATCCAGGCGCCCAACAGCGTCGATGggctgctgctcaaggagtCTGCTGTCAGCACAATCCAGCAGGATGGCGGTGTGCCGCCGGTTAATCCTGTGGCCGCGCCCCTGACCATGAAGGTGCCCACCATTGCCACCGTGGAGGCGCTGAACGCGTCCGTGGAGCGCAAGGAGGCCATCGAGAAGATGGAAACCTGCGACAGCGATCCCGAGCTGCTCAAGAAGCTGGCCACCATCAAGCAGGAGGtgacgccacagcagcagcaacagcagcagacgccgcAGCAGCTGAATCCGATATCCATACAGCCGCCACCTGTGTGTGCGCCCACGGAGACGACGGTGTACATTAAGAAGGAGCCGATGGACGATTCGATGGATGCCACGTGCAATCAGAACAGCAACGAGCCGCAGGATCTCAAGGTGAAGATTGAGATCAAGAACGAGGACTCGCTGAAGCACAATGCGGGTGGCATGCCGCCCACGTTGCCTGGTGCGCCCACTGCCCAAATGCATTCCCATTCGATGGCCGGCGGCGACAGTGGGCAGCCGCCACTCGGCGAGCCGCTGCATTTGTCGCATCTGCCGCATggccagcagccgctgcagccacCACCCGCCAGCTATCTGATCGATGGACAGCTGAAGTACGGCCCCCCAGgcggacaacagcagcagcagcagcaacaacagcagcagcagccaccacagccgccgcagctgcaCAGCGATCCGGCTGGCGCGGGTGGCAATGCTCCCGGCGGACCCAACACGCCGCAAAAGTATGCGCCCGAAATGGAGATGAAATTCACGCCGCAGGATCTCAAGTatccgccgccaccgccgctggaCGCACTCAAGTACAGCCAGGAGATGCAAGCGGTGgccgcggcggcagcagcagccgccgccgctgcggctggCAAGTACGACATGAAGTACATGATCGAGCAGCCGGGCAAGTATCCGGTGGAGCTGTCCGCTGCCCATCAGCCGCCATCGAAGCAGGGCTATCAGGACTCGCTGAAGATACCCGACGTCAAGTCGGGCTTTGGCCATCTACCGCACAACATGGCCTCGCAGCTGGATGTGGCACACAAGTACGGACCCCCGCCCACGtcccaggagcagcagcagcagcaacagtcgcagCAGCCGGCGCACCAGGTGCCTCCAGGTGCGACGCCTCCGCCGGGCATTGCCATGCCGAAGCCGCACTATCAGCACGATGTGCAGACGCCGCCACTGGGACGGCCCTTCGAGCCGGGCATGATGCACAAATACGGAGATCCGTTGGTGGGCAAATACGGTCCACCCCAGCCGCAGGATCTGAAGTATCCAATGCCACCCGTGGTCTCCGCTGCCGGTCCCCCCGTGGACGTGAAGCCCTACGGCGAGAATCTGATAAAGTCCTCGCCGTACGGCCCGCCGCCGGAGAGCCCCATCGATGCCTCGTCCCGCTCGACGCCGGGCCAGGACAGTcagggcagcaacagcaattcgCAGCCCTCGTCGATGGccccgcagccgcagcagttcCAGTCGCCGCATCCCTCGCCTCACATGCCTTCACCCGCAGGCGGCGGCCTGCCGCCCGGTATGCATCCCCAAAATCTCATCCACGGCCTGCCGCCGGGTGCGGGCGCTGGCGgaccacagccaccgccaccgcccacatccctgcaccagcagcagtcgtcgaGTGGTCCGCCGGGCATGCATCCGGGCCTGCATCCGGGTCAGCACTCACAGATGTCGGTGGCCTCCTCGATGCCACCCAGCTCGATCGGCATACCGCCGACGCTGTCAACGATGGCGCCCTCCCACATGCATCCCCACATGCATCCGCATCATCTGCAGCAGGTGCTGCATCGGCCGCACGACATGCCACCCAGCATGCACCCGCACGcgcccatgcccatgtcccTGCAGGGACATCCGCAGCACGGCCACGGACTGCcgccccaacagcagcagcagcaacagcagcagcagcagcccggtGGTCCGGCGGGCACTGTGCGCACTCCCTCGCCAGCCCAGCATCCGCCTCGCAGCATGCACGATCCGCAGTCGCGGGAACAGCCGCCCACATCGCAGCCATCGACCACGATGGCTGGCTCTGGAGGTCACGGCAATCCGCACCAATCCCCGCACACGCATCGCACCTCGCCGCTGCCCGGACTGGCGGGGAATGGACATCCGCCGCCGGGTCTGCTTGGCCATCCGATGCCCATACATCCGCACCTGGCGCACCTGCCGCCGGGTCATCCGGCGCACGCGGCACTCGCCCATCCCGGACACCATCTGCTGTCGCATTCGATAGCGGGACTGGGGCCTGGAGGTGGACCCATCGCACTGCTCGCGGGTCCCGGTGGACTGGGCCTGCCCGAGTCCGCGCTCAGTCGTCGCACCCCGCCCAGCCATATGCCCCACTCGCACGTCTCGTCGGCACCGAATACGCCCCATTCGGTGGCCTCGATGACCTCCAGCAGCATGGCCCTCACCACCAGCACGGTGCCATCGTCGGCCTTCAGTCGTGCCAGTCCCAGCGTACAGATCTCGAGTGGAGGAGCCGGATCGGCCGGACCTGGcggtagcggcagcagcaacacgcctggcggcggcaacaactcctcggcagcggcagcagccgcagcggctgcCCATCGAGCCGCCTCCCCAGCCAGCAGTGTGAGCAGCCTGAGTCGCCAGAGTCCACTGCATCCGGTGCCACAATCGCCGCTCAGCCATCATCCCTCATCGTCCGCTCtgtcggcggcagcggcggccgtGGCCGAGCGGGATCGCCATGCGCTGCTGCGTCAGCAGTCGCCGCACATGACGCCGCCACCCGTGTCCAATGCCTCGGGCCTGATGGCCAGTCCGCTGAGCAAGATGTATGCCCCGCAGCCGGGCCAAAGGGGACTGGGAACATCACCGCCGCCGCATCTGCGACCGGGCGCCTCGCCGCCGGTCATCAGGCATCCACagatgccgctgccattgccgctgATTGCGCCGGGCGGCGGCATTCCACAGATCGGAGTGCATCCCGGGCAGTCGCCGTATCCGCATCCGCTGCTGCATCCGTCGGTGTTCTATTCGCCGCATCATCATCCCTTCAACTCGCCCTACGGCTACGCGCCGTACGGGCCTGGTTTCCCGGCCTACATGAAGCCGCCACCACCGTCGGGACCGCTGGATCCTGCCGCTGTGATGGCCGCCCATCATGCCGGCCTCCAGGgtccgccgcagcagcagcagcagcagcggcaggatgAGCAGaatgcagcagccgctgctgcggccagAGATGCAGCCGAGAAGCAGCATCACCAAGCGgcggccgcagcggcagccaaacagcagcagcagcagcaacaacagcagcaacaacagcagcagcagcaacagcagatgaagggcccgcagcagcagcagcagcagggcggtCAACCGCCCAACAAGCCGCCGACGCCAAAGACACCCCAGGGTCCGGGTGGACCGGGTGTGCCAGTCGGCATGGGTGGCCCTGGAACGCCAACGGGCCTGCCGCCAGGTGCCTATCCGGGCTCCCATATGCCCGGCTATCCGCCTGGTCCGCCGCACGGTTCCCCCTTTGCCCCGCAAGATGGTCAGCCGCACGGCATGAAGCCCACTTCCCACATGGACGCGCTGCGAGCGCACGCACACTCGGCCAATTCGTCGGGCATGGGCGGTGGCCATCATCCAACGGAGCCAT TGCCCATTGACATTGAGCCGGATCCGGAGCCAGAGATACCCAGTCCCACGCACAATATACAACGTGGACCCAGTCCCGAGGCCAAGCCGGACGATACCGAATGCCATCGCTCGCAGTCTGCCAT ATTTGTGCGTCACATTGATCGCGGTGATTACAATTCCTGCACGAGAACGGATTTGATATTCAAGCCAGTGGCCGACTCGAAGCTAGCACGCAAGCGTGAGGAACGCGACCGCAAGCTGGCCGAGAAGGAGCGCGAAAGGCGGCAG cagcagcaacaacagcaacagcagcagcaacaacagcaggcagcagccgcccaaCAGGCGGCACAGCAGGCCAAAATGAAGGCGGAACTGAAGCCCCCGTATGCGGATACGCCAGCACTGCGACAGCTATCCGAATATGCACGCCCACATGTCGCCTTCAG TCCTGTTGAACAGATGGTGCCATATCATCATCCAATGGGCCCCATGTACAGAGAGAG GGAACTGGAGGAGATCAAGAACGCACAAGCCGCTGCGGCGAGTCAATCCCGCATCGATCCGCACTGGATGGAGTACTACAGACG cGGCATACATCCCTCACAGTTCCCACTCTATGCGAATCCAGCGATATCGCAAATGGAGAGGGAACGTTTGGGTATACCGCCACCGCATCACGTAGGCCTTGATCCGGGCGAGCACATGGTGCGTATG ATACGATTGACGAGAGAATATCATGCACACTCTCATACTCATTTACATTTGCCTTTGCATCCACAGCCGCAACCACCGGAGGCCGGTTTCCAACTGCCAC cgaatGTTGGACAATATCCACGCCCAAATATGCTTATACCTAGGGAGCCGCATTCGGATGTGCTGCTGAGGATGTCGTATGCCGATCAATTACAG TATTTGCAGGCCGCCGAATTCCAGCGACAATCGCTGCACGATCAATACTTTAG ACAACGGCCCAGATAA